ACGTCGACCAGTGGCGCATTGTTGTCAGCGACATCAAAATGCCGCGGGATGGACGTTTCATCGAGGAGATCGGCTATTACAATCCGCTTCGCAAAGAAGAACTGATTGTGATCAAGAAGGAGCGCCTGGATTACTGGGTTTCCAAAGGCGCCCAGATCTCGATTACCGTGAAGAGCCTGATCAAGCGTTTCGAGCGCAAGGCCCGCAAGACCGCCAAGAAGTAAGCGGTTTTATGGGACTGTGCATTGACGTTGTCACGCTGTTCCCCAATTTTTTCAAAGGCCCTCTGGAGGAGTCCATCCTCAAGCGGGCGCAGAAAAATAAGCTCGTCGACATCCGGATCCACAATCTCAGGAAATACACGCATGACGCCCACAAGACCGTGGACGACAAGCCCTTCGGGGGCGGCGCGGGAATGGTCATCAAGCCCGAGCCCGTGTTCGAGTGCCTGGAGGACATCGCGGGCGATGCGCGGGTGATTCTGCTGGCGCCTCAGGGCGCAAGGTTCACGCAGAAAAAAGCGGCGGAGCTGGCCTCGATCGGCCATTTCCTTCTGCTGGC
This region of Verrucomicrobiia bacterium genomic DNA includes:
- the rpsP gene encoding 30S ribosomal protein S16, which produces MVRIRLKKFGTKNVDQWRIVVSDIKMPRDGRFIEEIGYYNPLRKEELIVIKKERLDYWVSKGAQISITVKSLIKRFERKARKTAKK